The genomic stretch TGGTGTCGCCAGAAAGATGCCATTTCTTCCTCATCCCTGAATTCAGGTATCTTTCCATCCCTGCAGAGCTCGCATCCAGAGCACATTATCGGTTCCTCATCGGATGCCTTTTTCAAGCTGATGCCCTCCTTTCTCTCCATAGAATTTTTTCTCAGCCGCAGTCATCCCACGGGCGCTTATGACTCTCACTATATCATAATCTGGAAGCCTGCCCTTATAGTGAAAGACGACAAACAAATATCTTCCTTCCTCTGTCCTTCCAAAAAGGGCATATCTTCCGCTTCTCGACCGCTTCATCCTCACATATGGATCAAGGAAAACCTGTTCAGCTTCTTCATCGGCCACATTGTGCTTAAGGTTTTTTCCTGTGTTGCCTTCATCCCATTCGAAGCTGTTTATTGTCAGCCGGAGAT from Candidatus Eremiobacterota bacterium encodes the following:
- a CDS encoding BrnT family toxin, which translates into the protein MNLRLTINSFEWDEGNTGKNLKHNVADEEAEQVFLDPYVRMKRSRSGRYALFGRTEEGRYLFVVFHYKGRLPDYDIVRVISARGMTAAEKKFYGEKGGHQLEKGIR